One genomic segment of Acinetobacter sp. C26M includes these proteins:
- the miaA gene encoding tRNA (adenosine(37)-N6)-dimethylallyltransferase MiaA gives MSNQLPVINLMGPTASGKTALACELYERGNYELISVDSALVYKDMDIGTAKPTKAEQQQYPHHLIDIITPLEVYSAAQFVEDVCPLIDDMHARGKTPILVGGTMLYFKALLEGLASNLPNADQTIRDAIIHKAEQQGWQSVYEELVEVDPVAGEKFKVSDKQRIIRALEVFRITGEPITKLQAEQPKNQPYRYIFHNYALMPDRLELHQRIEQRLSKMWDIGFLNEVEELIKKYDLNDDLPSMRSVGYRQALDFLLKSDLSLKNKVEMENKALFATRQLAKRQYTWLRSLQEIHDFKTYVTIKQAKEDLRNFFG, from the coding sequence ATGTCAAATCAATTGCCCGTCATCAATTTAATGGGGCCTACCGCAAGCGGTAAAACAGCATTGGCATGTGAACTCTATGAGCGTGGAAATTACGAACTGATTTCAGTCGATTCAGCTTTAGTTTATAAAGATATGGATATTGGTACAGCGAAACCAACCAAAGCAGAGCAGCAGCAATACCCACATCATTTGATTGATATTATTACACCTTTAGAGGTGTACTCGGCAGCACAATTTGTTGAAGATGTTTGCCCATTGATTGATGATATGCATGCGCGTGGCAAAACCCCAATTTTGGTAGGTGGAACCATGTTGTACTTCAAAGCCTTACTTGAAGGTCTGGCAAGTAATTTACCCAATGCCGATCAAACGATACGTGATGCCATTATTCACAAAGCTGAACAGCAGGGCTGGCAATCCGTCTATGAAGAGTTGGTTGAGGTGGATCCTGTTGCAGGAGAAAAGTTTAAAGTATCGGATAAGCAGCGGATTATTCGTGCGCTTGAAGTGTTTCGAATCACGGGTGAACCGATAACAAAACTACAAGCTGAACAACCTAAAAATCAACCATATCGTTACATATTTCATAACTACGCATTAATGCCAGATCGTTTAGAATTACATCAACGCATTGAGCAAAGATTGAGCAAAATGTGGGATATTGGTTTTTTGAATGAAGTAGAGGAATTGATTAAAAAATACGATTTAAATGATGATTTACCGTCTATGCGGTCTGTTGGTTATCGTCAAGCTTTAGATTTTTTACTAAAAAGTGACTTAAGTCTCAAAAATAAAGTAGAAATGGAGAACAAAGCCCTTTTTGCGACTAGGCAATTAGCCAAACGTCAATACACATGGTTACGTTCTTTGCAAGAAATACACGATTTTAAAACTTACGTGACGATAAAGCAGGCGAAAGAAGACTTGCGAAACTTCTTTGGATAA
- the hfq gene encoding RNA chaperone Hfq, with translation MSKGQTLQDPFLNSLRKERIPVSIFLVNGIKLQGHIESFDQYVVLLKNTVSQMVYKHAISTVVPARNPRPAGAQGTAGGFPAQGATGGFGGQGAAGGFGGQGGGFGGQGGFGGQGGFGGQGGGFGGQGGGFGGQGGFGGQGGFGGQGGFGHQGGFDSETKFEDGQEDENNR, from the coding sequence ATGTCTAAAGGTCAAACTTTACAAGATCCGTTCTTAAATTCTCTCCGTAAAGAACGTATTCCAGTTTCTATTTTCCTTGTAAACGGTATCAAATTGCAGGGTCATATTGAGTCATTTGACCAATATGTTGTTTTGTTGAAAAACACTGTAAGTCAAATGGTTTATAAACACGCGATTTCTACAGTTGTTCCTGCACGTAACCCACGTCCTGCTGGTGCTCAAGGTACTGCTGGTGGCTTCCCTGCGCAAGGCGCAACTGGTGGCTTCGGTGGTCAAGGCGCTGCTGGTGGCTTCGGTGGTCAAGGCGGTGGCTTCGGTGGTCAAGGTGGCTTCGGTGGTCAAGGCGGCTTCGGTGGTCAAGGTGGCGGCTTCGGTGGTCAAGGTGGCGGCTTCGGTGGTCAAGGTGGCTTCGGTGGTCAAGGTGGCTTCGGTGGTCAAGGTGGCTTCGGTCATCAAGGTGGCTTCGATAGCGAAACTAAATTTGAAGATGGTCAAGAAGACGAAAACAATCGTTAA